CTCATGATCGGCCGATGCCCGAATGGCACCGCGAACGATCAAATGCTCGCGCATGAGCGTACGTGCATCCTCGCTCTGGGCCAATCGGCCAAAGAGGACGGACTCGAGCTCCTTTCGGTGCAGCTCGCCATCAAGATACTGCACGATGAGTTCTTCGGTGGTCGTTGCCGAGTACTCGTTCAAGTTCGGTTGTTCCGTTCGGGGCTTATTCATATCGATTGTCAGAAAAAAATCAGTCACTCTCACCGAGCAGGTCTGCTGCCTGATCGCCCAGGATCGGCAGCAACATCTTCCGCAAGCGCGATTTCGCGCGATAAATTCGAATACGGATCGTCGAAAGCGATGTTCCCGTAATGCGGCCGATCTCGTCGTAGGTCAGCCCATCGTACTCACTCATGATGAGTGCTTCACGAAATTCCTCGGGCAGCCGCGCAATTGCCTGTTGCAGCAATGTCGCTTGTTCCGCACGTGACATCCGTTCGAGGGGATCGTCATTGTGCGAAAATGCCAGACGCACTTCGACTGACGCATCATCATCGAAGTTTTCCGAGTTGCCGACATATTCGGTCGAGGCCCGCTGACGAAACGCCAACTTCTTGGCCGTCAGGCACGAATGCCGCGTGACCGTGAAGATCCACGCCTTGAACTCGCCGCCTGTAAAGGTCTGCCGGTACTGCGCCAATCGAAGAAACACATCCTGGAATGTGTCTTCGGCTACGTCTCGTGAGATACCTTCGCTCATGAGCACACGGGCGCAATACGCGAAGATGCTCGTCTTATACCGCTCGTAGAGCATAAGAAACGCAGCTTCATCTCCAGCTTGATAGCGTTTGAAGAGCGCCTCGTCTGACTCGTGTCCCGGGGCAGCATGTCGATCGGTCGCTGTGTCAATGAACTCATGTTTCCGGCTTCGCTGCCTGGCGGATTCCTGCATTGCCTCCTGCAAGAGTACCGCCTCGCCGGAGTTCGCAATCGGATCGTCTAATGGCTCACCCTTGCCAAACGAGTGGTCGTCTGGCATTGGCGGATCGTCTCCTGCGAAGCGTTCTTCGTGCATTTGGTTCGAAGCAGGCACTGGCATAGCTGTGTAGTGCGCGTCTATGCCATAAGGCCGATGCGTAGGGAAAAAGTTACAACGTCTCGCGTCCGGGCTGATCAACGAGGATGCCAAAGAACGGCATATTCGTCAGTCAGAAGCTTCGGATCCAAATGCTTTGAAGCGCACCGGGAAGCAAGCTGCGAAAGCGCGCACTGGCATCCCGATACATGCAAAGAACTTCGCTCGAAGTGAAAAATTACACCTGCATGGCAATTTTTAATCCACTTGGCGAATTTCGCCCAGAATAAGCAAGTTTTTGACGGAGTTCCGAAGCGAGAAGCAAGAAGGTCGCAATATAGAAGACGGATTAGCCAGTGGGCGTTCCCATTTTTCGAGAGCGAAGGTTTCTGGCAGAAATTAATCCATCATCAGAATAACACAGTCCTCGCTATCCTTGCCTCGTGGTCGAGAAGCCAGCGCTTCCGCCAGAGTCCGCCGGAATAGCCTGCCAGTCTCCCATCACTGCCAATGACCCGGTGGCAAGGGATAATGATCGCAATCGGATTCGCCCCGTTAGCCCGGCCAACGGCACGGATGGCTTTCGCGTTATCCAACCGCTTCGCAAT
The nucleotide sequence above comes from Bacteroidota bacterium. Encoded proteins:
- a CDS encoding RNA polymerase sigma factor, whose amino-acid sequence is MPVPASNQMHEERFAGDDPPMPDDHSFGKGEPLDDPIANSGEAVLLQEAMQESARQRSRKHEFIDTATDRHAAPGHESDEALFKRYQAGDEAAFLMLYERYKTSIFAYCARVLMSEGISRDVAEDTFQDVFLRLAQYRQTFTGGEFKAWIFTVTRHSCLTAKKLAFRQRASTEYVGNSENFDDDASVEVRLAFSHNDDPLERMSRAEQATLLQQAIARLPEEFREALIMSEYDGLTYDEIGRITGTSLSTIRIRIYRAKSRLRKMLLPILGDQAADLLGESD